DNA from Thioclava sp. GXIMD2076:
CCGCGTCAAGAATGCCCGCGCTTATGATGTGTTCTATCAGGCGCTGATCTCCGAGGTGAAGGTGCATAACGTGACCGCCCTCCTGTCGATGGAAGAGATCAAAAGCACCACTATGCTGCCGCTGTGAGCGGCCTGCCTCAATAGCTCAGCGCGAGCGTCTCGAGCCCGTGGAATGGGTAGAGGTCAGCATAAACCGGGCGTTCGTCCAGAGACAGATTTGGCAGGCGCGCAAACAGGACCCGCAGCCCGATCTGCAATTCCATCCGCGCAAGCGGCGCGCCGAGGCAGAAATGCGCGCCAGCCCCGAAGGCGTGATGCGGGCGGCTCGGGCGGGCGGGGTCCAGAATCCCTGGCCTGTCCCACGCGGATGGATCGCGGTTGGCACCGGCCAGCAATAGCCCGATCCGGTCGCCACGGCGGAAGGCCTGCCCTCCGATCTCCATATCCTCCAGTACCCAACGCTCAAACAGATGGAGCGGCGGATCGATCCTGAGCGCCTCCTCGACCAGCGCGGCCTCGGCGGCGGGATCGCCCTGAGGCCATTGCGTCCCCCGCTCCAAAAACTGGGCCACCGCATTTCCGAGGCTATGCACCGTCGCCTCGTGCCCCGCATTCAGCAGCAGGATCGCTGTCGAGAGGATCTCGTCCTCGCTAAGCCCCGAGCCATCCCCGGCCTGCGCAGCCAGCATCGCCGACAGCAGATCCTCGCGCGGATCCCGACGCCGCTCGGCAAGCGTTGCGCGGATGAAGGCCGCGAATTCGCTGCTGGCGGCGACCGCCTTGGCCTCCACCTCCGCGGTGCGACGGGCCTGATACATCCCCACCATCGCATGCGACCAGCGTAGCAGATCTGGGGCGGTCGCGTCCGGCAGCCCCAAAAGACGCGCGATGATGATGGCGGGCAGATGCTGGGCATAGGCGGGCAGCAGATCGCATCCACCGGCAGGGAACGCATCGATCAGCTGGTGGCACAGCGTCTCGATCTCGGGCGCAAGCGCCGCGATCCGGCGCGAGGTAAAGGCGCGGAGCACCTGTGCGCGCAATTTGGCATGGCGCGGGCCGTCAAGCTCCAGCATCGAATGCGCCTCGATATCGTAGAACGGCGCCAGATGGGCGGGCGGGGTCTGGCCGAAGCCTTCGGGTGCCTCGCGCCCGAGACGCCGGTCGCGCAGGCAGGCCGAGA
Protein-coding regions in this window:
- a CDS encoding cytochrome P450, whose product is MTELLSLPHLSRSPRDPAFVQDPYPFYDMIRQAGPVVQWQEWGLPVTARSTVVSACLRDRRLGREAPEGFGQTPPAHLAPFYDIEAHSMLELDGPRHAKLRAQVLRAFTSRRIAALAPEIETLCHQLIDAFPAGGCDLLPAYAQHLPAIIIARLLGLPDATAPDLLRWSHAMVGMYQARRTAEVEAKAVAASSEFAAFIRATLAERRRDPREDLLSAMLAAQAGDGSGLSEDEILSTAILLLNAGHEATVHSLGNAVAQFLERGTQWPQGDPAAEAALVEEALRIDPPLHLFERWVLEDMEIGGQAFRRGDRIGLLLAGANRDPSAWDRPGILDPARPSRPHHAFGAGAHFCLGAPLARMELQIGLRVLFARLPNLSLDERPVYADLYPFHGLETLALSY